Proteins from a single region of Sandaracinaceae bacterium:
- a CDS encoding FHA domain-containing protein has product MSFLRRVFDATYRRARRAEGRGEYREAAELYAEAGADEEAGEAWLFHAARQQEVEARVAAYRDALRWFPAGTERAREIAGHMGMARLEDAQRRGVHTAEDRQRLEQAAAHLEEAQRPAYAATAFELLGYRDDAIRCLEAAGEIERLEALLETAAREGQAERERRAAVRDYEVAMVVGQRREAMRALQRGVAAARTGQGDVADTAADAEVRDLVRRLEARRTAPTRCALRVANTAVSLLGALPVTIGREGDVTVRGTGVSRAHCRLSLDARGVVLEDLGSRNGTLVSGVPLGAPLSLSGPSDAGLGDDVRVRVEPGAAHVVVRVLSGLDAGTAALAGVGALELPGVAASVTFEEGYPVLRGAPGGQVLLDGQRCVAPVDLLVGDRLSIDGVPVEVVS; this is encoded by the coding sequence ATGAGCTTCTTGCGAAGGGTCTTCGATGCGACCTACCGCCGCGCCCGCCGGGCGGAAGGGCGAGGCGAGTACCGGGAGGCGGCCGAGCTCTACGCCGAGGCAGGGGCGGACGAGGAGGCCGGGGAGGCGTGGCTGTTCCATGCGGCGCGCCAGCAGGAGGTGGAGGCGCGCGTCGCGGCGTATCGTGACGCGCTGCGGTGGTTCCCGGCTGGCACCGAGCGAGCGCGCGAGATCGCGGGACACATGGGGATGGCGCGCCTCGAAGACGCGCAGCGGCGTGGCGTCCACACGGCCGAGGACCGCCAGCGCCTGGAGCAGGCGGCCGCCCACCTGGAGGAGGCCCAGCGCCCGGCCTACGCCGCGACCGCGTTCGAGCTGCTGGGCTACCGCGACGACGCCATCCGGTGCCTCGAGGCGGCGGGCGAGATCGAGCGGCTGGAGGCGCTGCTGGAGACCGCGGCGCGCGAGGGGCAGGCCGAGCGGGAGCGGCGCGCGGCGGTGCGCGACTACGAAGTGGCGATGGTCGTCGGACAACGACGCGAGGCCATGCGCGCGCTCCAGCGCGGCGTGGCGGCCGCGCGGACAGGGCAGGGCGACGTCGCGGACACCGCCGCGGACGCGGAGGTCCGGGACCTGGTCCGGCGCCTGGAAGCGCGACGTACCGCCCCCACGCGCTGCGCGCTGCGTGTCGCGAACACGGCGGTGAGCCTGCTCGGCGCGCTCCCCGTGACCATCGGTCGCGAAGGGGACGTGACGGTGCGGGGCACGGGCGTGTCCCGCGCGCACTGCCGCCTCAGCCTCGACGCGCGCGGCGTGGTGCTGGAGGACCTCGGCAGTCGCAACGGCACGTTGGTCAGCGGCGTCCCGCTGGGCGCGCCCCTCTCGCTCTCGGGCCCGAGCGACGCAGGGCTGGGCGACGACGTACGGGTGCGCGTCGAGCCAGGGGCAGCGCACGTCGTCGTGCGCGTGCTGTCTGGGCTGGACGCTGGGACTGCGGCCCTCGCAGGGGTGGGCGCCCTCGAACTCCCTGGCGTGGCGGCGAGCGTGACCTTCGAGGAGGGCTATCCCGTGCTGCGCGGCGCACCGGGGGGCCAAGTTCTGCTGGACGGACAGCGCTGCGTGGCGCCCGTCGACCTGCTCGTCGGCGATCGGCTCTCCATCGACGGCGTGCCCGTCGAGGTGGTGTCGTGA
- a CDS encoding protein kinase, with amino-acid sequence MSFWQRVRQALRGEGVGDEPPAGAEPSGPQAEVEAGGGYAAHHAAAQPASSGAGTRPGRAGAVVPAGPEDVLRGMNNHPASFDEGAAVTALERLEAEGRAGSALSLAAALLLHGVQAPRLRLAMAEVYCARAQDAEALDVLAPLVSDASFDALAAQLTAEIHERRGRNAEARQLYEAILARDVGHARASSKLERLVERERAAATGGATLAAEGALSQGRYRIEQELGRGGAGTVFLARDTRLDRRVALKVYHRQGRAEWERLLVEVRTPARIEHPLVCRVLDLDAQLFAVALEYLPSGSVRTLIDRGGYDLPRALALLHSAAVGLAAVHAAGFVHRDVKPSNLLLRDDGRVVLTDFGIALPIGAAPSGAAAEGTRQYMPPEQLAAAPAQPAADVFAWGRAAAELLAPAQGSVPKPLASLLAATLRESPAARPSLAQVMAGLEDALPRG; translated from the coding sequence GTGAGCTTCTGGCAGCGTGTGCGCCAAGCGCTGCGTGGCGAAGGCGTCGGGGATGAACCGCCTGCGGGCGCGGAGCCGTCCGGTCCACAGGCGGAAGTCGAGGCCGGCGGCGGGTACGCTGCCCATCACGCCGCGGCGCAACCTGCGTCCAGCGGCGCGGGCACGCGCCCTGGACGGGCGGGGGCGGTCGTCCCGGCCGGGCCCGAGGACGTCCTGCGGGGCATGAACAACCATCCGGCTTCGTTCGACGAGGGGGCCGCCGTCACCGCGCTCGAGCGGCTCGAGGCGGAGGGGCGCGCAGGCAGCGCGCTCAGCCTCGCCGCGGCGCTGCTGCTCCACGGCGTCCAGGCGCCCCGGCTGCGCCTCGCCATGGCGGAGGTCTACTGCGCGCGCGCACAGGACGCCGAGGCGCTGGACGTCCTCGCGCCCCTCGTGTCGGACGCGTCGTTCGACGCGCTGGCAGCGCAGCTCACCGCCGAGATCCACGAGCGTCGTGGTCGGAACGCGGAGGCGCGGCAGCTCTACGAGGCCATCCTCGCCCGTGACGTGGGTCACGCCCGCGCGTCATCCAAGCTGGAGCGCCTCGTCGAGCGCGAGCGGGCGGCGGCTACGGGAGGGGCCACGCTCGCGGCGGAGGGAGCTCTCTCGCAGGGGCGCTACCGTATCGAGCAGGAGCTCGGGCGGGGCGGCGCCGGCACGGTGTTCCTCGCGCGTGACACGCGCCTCGACCGTCGCGTCGCGCTCAAGGTCTATCACCGGCAGGGGCGCGCCGAGTGGGAGCGCCTCCTGGTGGAGGTGCGCACCCCCGCACGCATCGAGCACCCGCTCGTCTGTCGCGTCTTGGACCTCGACGCCCAGCTGTTCGCCGTCGCGCTCGAGTACCTCCCCTCGGGCTCGGTCCGCACGCTGATCGACCGCGGCGGCTACGACCTGCCGCGCGCGCTCGCGCTGCTGCACAGCGCGGCGGTGGGGCTCGCTGCGGTGCACGCCGCGGGGTTCGTGCACCGCGACGTGAAGCCCAGCAACCTGCTCCTGCGGGACGACGGGCGCGTCGTCCTCACCGACTTCGGAATCGCGCTGCCCATCGGCGCTGCGCCCAGCGGGGCGGCCGCGGAGGGCACTCGGCAGTACATGCCGCCCGAGCAGCTCGCGGCTGCGCCCGCGCAGCCTGCGGCGGACGTGTTCGCGTGGGGGCGGGCCGCGGCGGAGCTGCTCGCGCCCGCGCAAGGGAGCGTGCCCAAGCCGCTCGCGTCCCTCCTCGCGGCCACGCTGCGCGAGAGCCCTGCGGCGCGACCGTCACTGGCGCAGGTGATGGCCGGACTCGAGGACGCCTTGCCCCGGGGGTGA
- a CDS encoding AraC family transcriptional regulator, with translation MQSSQRPPPHSVAAYADRIFVQAVDVPREAPPIPAWTNGFLMLQAGDVFDMQLEGGERLPGYRLMAVGPMTRPTYFADAPVRVRGVAVRLRPGALPRLLGGATLVDATRDLSEHLVGDDRKAPEVGEQEEEEEEEEEEEALVLRATAVLEALIARGPLTPRGTELFGRAMTLIEEGPRDLVVSALAAALSVSTVALRNAFHANVGLPPKRFLRVRRMEQVLESFFDTPDLEYLSRIHGFADQSHFIREFRALCGATPTAFLERVATEAVREVHNNLA, from the coding sequence ATGCAGAGCTCACAACGACCCCCTCCCCATTCGGTCGCCGCCTACGCGGATCGTATCTTCGTCCAAGCCGTCGACGTGCCGCGGGAAGCTCCTCCCATCCCCGCGTGGACCAACGGCTTCCTCATGCTTCAGGCTGGTGACGTCTTCGACATGCAGCTCGAAGGCGGCGAGCGGCTCCCAGGCTACCGCCTGATGGCGGTTGGTCCGATGACGCGGCCGACCTATTTCGCGGACGCCCCGGTGCGCGTGCGCGGCGTGGCCGTTCGGCTGCGCCCGGGCGCACTGCCCCGGCTCCTCGGCGGTGCGACGCTCGTCGACGCGACGCGCGATCTCTCGGAGCACTTGGTTGGCGACGACCGGAAGGCCCCCGAGGTGGGAGAGCAGGAGGAGGAGGAGGAGGAGGAGGAGGAGGAGGAGGCGCTCGTCCTGCGCGCGACCGCAGTGCTCGAAGCGCTGATCGCGCGCGGACCCCTGACGCCCAGAGGGACCGAGCTATTCGGGAGGGCGATGACGTTGATCGAGGAGGGGCCTCGGGACCTCGTCGTCTCCGCGCTCGCTGCGGCGCTCAGCGTCTCGACCGTGGCGCTCCGAAACGCCTTCCACGCGAACGTCGGGCTCCCTCCGAAGCGGTTCCTTCGCGTGCGTCGCATGGAGCAGGTGCTCGAGTCCTTCTTCGACACCCCCGACCTCGAGTATCTGTCGCGGATCCACGGGTTCGCGGATCAGTCGCACTTCATCCGAGAGTTCCGCGCGTTGTGCGGCGCGACCCCGACCGCGTTCCTGGAGCGCGTCGCGACGGAAGCGGTGCGTGAGGTGCACAACAACCTCGCCTGA